One Brassica napus cultivar Da-Ae chromosome C4, Da-Ae, whole genome shotgun sequence genomic region harbors:
- the LOC106434539 gene encoding mavicyanin-like, translated as MAWINSKLFFTSLMILVALIGVGVGGTVHKVGDSSGWTMMGVDYQAWASSRTFQVGDSLVFEYNNEFHDVTEVTPHDFELCYSSNPLARYQTGSDTVTLTKPGFQHFICGVPGHCDIGQKLHILVFPASLGPVAAPVPGPVRSPSSYMSPSPSPLATSTTNAPQYQMGPSPL; from the coding sequence ATGGCTTGGATCAATAGCAAACTTTTCTTCACTTCTCTTATGATTCTTGTGGCACTTATTGGGGTTGGAGTAGGAGGAACGGTTCACAAAGTCGGCGACTCGAGCGGATGGACCATGATGGGTGTGGATTACCAAGCTTGGGCTTCTTCAAGAACTTTTCAAGTAGGAGACTCACTGGTCTTCGAATACAACAACGAGTTCCACGACGTCACTGAAGTCACTCCCCATGATTTCGAGCTATGCTACTCGTCTAATCCGTTAGCGAGGTACCAAACTGGATCAGACACGGTAACTCTAACCAAACCTGGATTTCAACACTTCATATGTGGAGTTCCTGGTCACTGCGACATAGGACAAAAGCTTCACATCCTCGTCTTTCCGGCCTCGTTGGGTCCAGTGGCTGCTCCAGTTCCGGGACCAGTCAGATCACCAAGCTCTTATATGTCTCCTTCACCTTCTCCCTTGGCTACTTCAACAACCAATGCTCCACAATATCAGATGGGACCATCACCTCTTtga
- the LOC106434541 gene encoding mavicyanin-like, producing MAWINSKLFFTSLMILVALIGVGVGGTVHKVGDSSGWTMMGVDYQAWASSRTFQVGDSLVFEYNNEFHDVTEVTPHDFELCYSSNPLARYQTGSDTVTLTKPGFQHFICGVPGHCDIGQKLHILVFPASLGPVAAPVPGPVRSPSSYMSPSPSPLATSPTNAPQYQMGPSPL from the coding sequence ATGGCTTGGATCAATAGCAAACTTTTCTTCACTTCTCTTATGATTCTTGTGGCACTTATTGGGGTTGGAGTAGGAGGAACGGTTCACAAAGTCGGCGACTCGAGCGGATGGACCATGATGGGTGTGGATTACCAAGCTTGGGCTTCTTCAAGAACTTTTCAAGTAGGAGACTCACTGGTCTTCGAATACAACAACGAGTTCCACGACGTCACTGAAGTCACTCCCCATGATTTCGAGCTATGCTACTCGTCTAATCCGTTAGCGAGGTACCAAACTGGATCAGACACGGTAACTCTAACCAAACCTGGATTTCAACACTTCATATGTGGAGTTCCTGGTCACTGCGACATAGGACAAAAGCTTCACATCCTCGTCTTTCCGGCCTCGTTGGGTCCAGTGGCTGCTCCAGTTCCGGGACCAGTCAGATCACCAAGCTCTTATATGTCTCCTTCACCTTCTCCCTTGGCTACTTCACCAACCAATGCTCCACAATATCAGATGGGACCATCACCTCTTTGA